A window of the Anaerobaca lacustris genome harbors these coding sequences:
- a CDS encoding 2-oxoacid:acceptor oxidoreductase subunit alpha yields MKDPKGMATRRDVSIVLCGQAGQGVQTVETLLTRILKTAGYHVFATKEYMSRVRGGANSTTIRVSGKRVSALVDRMDVLVPLNAGAVAHVAERLSPQTVVVGEREVVADEAIESNRTLAVPFTEIATEIGGKIYSNVVAVGAVAGLLGLDLDAVATYVQRFFAKKSSEIVANNVKAVQGGFDAIGKLDVPNEIRLTFKPSAKVNDELLLSGAEAVGLGAIAGGCNFVSSYPMSPSTGVLTFLAQHGLEQGVLAEQAEDEIAAINMAIGASYAGARAMVTTSGGGFALMTEGVSLAGMLECPVVIHLAQRPGPATGLPTRTEQADLELALYAGHGEFPRILFAPGTLEQAFYLTQKAFNLADKYQVPAFILTDQHLMDSYYNLKAFDPARTKVEKHIVKTTKDYRRYELTRNGISPRGIPGYGSGLVAVDSDEHDEEGHITEDLDVRVAMVDKRLAKGEALRKDIVRPELVGPKDYKRLVICWGSTYHVVKEALGEMGRTDTAMLHYSQVYPLHPSTADLIGKARKTVAVEGNATGQFRKLIRLHAGVDVDEGLVKYDGLGFTVEDVVEGLTEIINHQ; encoded by the coding sequence ATGAAGGACCCAAAAGGGATGGCGACCCGACGGGACGTATCCATTGTCCTGTGCGGGCAGGCTGGCCAAGGGGTGCAGACGGTGGAGACTCTGCTGACGCGCATCCTGAAGACCGCCGGCTATCACGTCTTCGCGACAAAGGAGTACATGTCCCGCGTGCGGGGCGGGGCCAATTCGACCACGATCCGCGTTTCCGGCAAGCGAGTATCGGCATTGGTCGACCGGATGGACGTCCTCGTGCCCCTGAACGCCGGCGCGGTCGCCCACGTGGCCGAGAGGCTCTCACCCCAGACCGTGGTGGTCGGAGAGCGCGAGGTGGTCGCCGACGAGGCCATCGAGTCGAATCGCACCCTCGCCGTCCCCTTCACCGAGATCGCCACGGAGATCGGCGGCAAGATCTACTCGAATGTCGTGGCGGTCGGGGCCGTCGCAGGCCTGCTCGGGCTCGACCTGGACGCCGTTGCCACCTACGTGCAACGGTTCTTCGCCAAGAAGTCTTCGGAGATTGTCGCCAACAACGTCAAGGCGGTGCAAGGCGGCTTCGACGCGATCGGAAAGCTCGATGTGCCAAACGAGATCCGGCTGACCTTCAAACCGAGCGCCAAAGTCAATGACGAGCTGCTGCTCAGCGGCGCGGAGGCGGTCGGGCTCGGAGCCATTGCCGGCGGCTGCAATTTCGTTTCGTCGTACCCCATGTCACCATCGACCGGCGTGCTGACCTTTCTCGCTCAGCACGGCCTCGAACAAGGGGTCCTGGCCGAGCAGGCCGAAGACGAGATCGCGGCGATCAACATGGCGATCGGCGCATCCTATGCCGGGGCCCGCGCCATGGTGACCACGTCCGGCGGCGGCTTTGCCCTGATGACCGAGGGCGTGAGCCTGGCGGGCATGCTCGAGTGTCCTGTGGTGATTCACCTGGCCCAGCGGCCCGGGCCGGCGACGGGCCTGCCCACGCGAACCGAGCAGGCCGACCTCGAACTGGCGCTCTACGCCGGACACGGGGAATTTCCGCGAATCCTCTTTGCGCCGGGGACGCTCGAACAGGCCTTCTATCTGACGCAGAAGGCGTTCAACCTCGCTGATAAGTACCAGGTCCCCGCATTCATCCTGACCGATCAGCATCTGATGGACTCCTACTACAATCTCAAGGCGTTCGACCCGGCCAGGACAAAGGTGGAGAAACACATCGTCAAGACCACCAAGGACTATCGCCGTTACGAATTGACGAGGAACGGGATTTCTCCTCGCGGCATCCCCGGCTACGGCTCGGGGCTGGTCGCCGTCGACAGTGACGAGCACGACGAGGAAGGCCACATCACCGAAGACCTCGACGTGCGCGTGGCGATGGTGGACAAGCGGCTGGCCAAGGGCGAAGCCTTGCGGAAGGACATCGTTCGCCCGGAGTTGGTGGGCCCCAAGGACTACAAGAGGCTCGTGATCTGCTGGGGCTCGACCTACCACGTTGTCAAGGAGGCCCTGGGCGAGATGGGCCGGACCGACACCGCGATGCTGCATTACAGCCAGGTGTATCCGCTGCATCCAAGCACGGCCGATCTCATCGGCAAGGCCCGAAAGACGGTCGCGGTCGAGGGCAACGCGACGGGCCAGTTCCGCAAGCTGATTCGCCTGCACGCGGGTGTGGATGTAGACGAAGGGCTGGTCAAATACGATGGACTCGGCTTCACCGTCGAAGATGTGGTCGAAGGACTCACCGAAATTATCAATCATCAATAA
- a CDS encoding DNA internalization-related competence protein ComEC/Rec2, with protein sequence MDEIRRRLALIEAQLGGRSLHARLIDAAGLFFPAVGLMAGIVAQNAAMARFGPADSSARLRPEFVLPLLASAALCLAMVCTHRRLRPAVAAWGALLCFAGLGAVRLAVFTAVGNGDIRRFVTDERVLATIRGRILTPPARIRNDWCFAELAFADPSTVFYLKLDGIHTDRGWIDVSGTLRVQVDEPTPGLSAGDTIVAYCWLYRFGGPTNPGQFDLATHLARKNIHVGASVPSGDAIKGYRSDSRHLLGRLQAKVSQAASEALLSGPVALEDPHGLAAALLLGDRDRIDRRTYEAFRRTGLLHFVSLSGMHLGIFAGLVWRLGRTAGLMKPGRAIVCAIATAAFLLAVPARAPTIRAAIIVWVFCVAIVARRRTGAFNCLCLAAIVLLLVRPTHVFEAGWQLSFAAVAGILALTDPIEGFIHDLTHDQFRRKGASGSLAAYAVRRIGGGAIRLFAAGLGAWIGGAGILLYHFWTIAPLAGFWTVLVFPLVAMILTAGFLKIVLFFLLPTLAGLLGTLLAVATDLLVRIVTLLSHLNVNTLLVGRVPIGLVAAYYALVLFARFGRTRRPLPKRALCLATGILLIAWIGVAKWGRTHRDRLQMTCLDVGHGQAIVVQLPGTETILFDAGSIYQRDVGSRIVRPFLNWMGIANLHAVVLSHGDIDHVNGVPEILDGCRVRHVYGGRSLLARPPTDPTTELLIRSLRKRGREIEPLPISLGSGDATIQLLWPPDEPAVADHLSDNDRSLVCLIEFAGVKILLCSDIEQYAQQQILVRYPDLTADIVVVPHHGSTRTLDDAFLRRISPSVQIRSCNRKQYTQTGHLTEEEDVTKFSTASNGAITVCVESDGMVSTTGYIHP encoded by the coding sequence ATGGACGAGATCCGGAGAAGGTTGGCCCTCATCGAGGCACAGCTTGGCGGGCGGAGTCTGCACGCGCGGCTGATCGACGCCGCCGGTCTGTTCTTTCCCGCCGTCGGCCTCATGGCGGGAATCGTCGCGCAGAACGCGGCCATGGCACGGTTCGGACCGGCCGATTCGTCGGCCCGACTCCGCCCGGAGTTCGTCCTGCCGCTTCTCGCTTCGGCGGCGCTCTGCCTGGCAATGGTCTGCACCCACCGCCGCCTTCGGCCCGCAGTTGCGGCGTGGGGCGCCCTGCTCTGCTTCGCGGGGCTCGGCGCGGTTCGCCTGGCCGTCTTCACGGCCGTGGGAAATGGCGATATCCGGCGGTTTGTCACAGACGAGCGGGTTTTGGCGACCATACGGGGCCGCATCCTGACGCCGCCGGCGCGCATCCGCAACGATTGGTGCTTTGCCGAATTGGCGTTTGCCGACCCGTCAACGGTGTTCTACCTGAAGCTCGACGGGATTCATACGGACCGTGGCTGGATCGACGTCAGCGGCACGCTCAGAGTGCAGGTGGACGAGCCTACGCCCGGCCTGAGTGCAGGCGACACCATCGTGGCGTATTGCTGGCTGTATCGGTTCGGCGGGCCGACGAACCCCGGCCAGTTCGATCTGGCTACGCACCTGGCACGCAAGAACATCCACGTCGGCGCCTCCGTTCCGTCGGGCGACGCCATCAAGGGATACCGAAGCGACAGCCGGCACCTCCTGGGCCGATTGCAGGCGAAAGTGTCGCAGGCGGCCTCAGAGGCGCTTCTCTCCGGCCCCGTAGCCTTGGAAGACCCTCATGGATTGGCGGCGGCATTGCTGTTAGGAGACAGGGACCGCATCGACCGGCGGACGTACGAGGCGTTTCGCAGGACGGGACTGCTGCATTTCGTCAGCCTCTCCGGCATGCACCTGGGCATCTTTGCGGGCCTGGTCTGGCGGCTGGGCAGGACGGCCGGATTGATGAAGCCGGGGCGAGCCATCGTATGCGCCATCGCCACGGCCGCGTTCCTGCTGGCCGTTCCGGCGCGGGCGCCTACCATTCGTGCGGCGATCATCGTGTGGGTATTCTGCGTCGCCATTGTCGCACGTCGTCGCACGGGTGCCTTCAACTGCCTGTGCCTGGCCGCCATCGTGCTGCTGCTGGTCCGGCCGACGCATGTGTTCGAAGCGGGCTGGCAGCTCTCGTTTGCCGCCGTAGCGGGAATCCTCGCACTGACCGACCCGATCGAGGGCTTCATCCACGACCTCACACACGACCAGTTCCGACGCAAAGGTGCGTCCGGGAGCCTGGCGGCCTACGCGGTCCGGCGAATCGGCGGCGGCGCGATCCGCCTCTTTGCGGCCGGCCTGGGCGCCTGGATCGGGGGCGCCGGAATCCTGCTCTACCATTTCTGGACGATCGCGCCGCTGGCCGGCTTCTGGACGGTGCTGGTCTTTCCGCTGGTGGCCATGATCCTGACGGCGGGCTTTCTGAAGATCGTCCTGTTCTTCCTGCTGCCCACCCTGGCCGGCCTTCTCGGGACGCTCCTGGCTGTCGCCACAGATCTACTCGTCCGGATCGTGACGCTGCTGAGCCACCTGAATGTCAACACCCTGCTCGTCGGCCGCGTACCGATCGGGCTGGTGGCAGCATACTACGCACTGGTCCTCTTCGCCCGATTCGGACGGACCCGCCGTCCCCTGCCCAAGCGTGCCCTTTGCCTCGCGACGGGCATCCTGCTGATCGCATGGATCGGCGTGGCGAAATGGGGCCGCACCCATCGAGACCGCCTGCAAATGACCTGCCTGGACGTCGGACATGGCCAGGCGATCGTCGTGCAACTTCCGGGCACGGAGACCATTCTGTTCGACGCCGGGTCCATATACCAACGCGACGTCGGATCGCGAATCGTACGGCCCTTCCTGAACTGGATGGGCATCGCGAATCTACACGCGGTCGTCCTCAGCCACGGCGACATCGACCACGTCAACGGGGTCCCGGAGATACTCGACGGATGCAGGGTCCGTCACGTCTACGGCGGCCGGTCGCTTCTTGCCCGGCCGCCGACCGACCCCACGACGGAACTGCTGATCAGGTCACTCCGCAAGAGAGGTCGCGAGATCGAGCCTTTGCCGATATCCCTTGGCTCCGGCGACGCGACGATTCAACTGCTCTGGCCGCCCGACGAACCGGCGGTTGCAGACCATCTCAGCGACAACGACCGGTCGCTGGTCTGTCTGATCGAATTCGCGGGCGTGAAAATCCTTCTGTGCTCCGATATCGAGCAATATGCCCAGCAGCAAATCCTGGTCCGATATCCTGACCTGACCGCCGATATCGTGGTTGTCCCGCACCACGGATCGACCAGGACGCTGGACGACGCGTTTCTGCGTCGCATCAGCCCCAGCGTGCAAATACGCAGTTGCAATCGAAAGCAGTACACACAAACCGGCCATTTGACCGAAGAAGAAGATGTCACGAAGTTCTCTACCGCTTCGAACGGGGCAATAACCGTTTGCGTAGAGAGCGATGGTATGGTATCAACGACAGGGTATATTCACCCTTAA
- a CDS encoding type II toxin-antitoxin system HicB family antitoxin yields MQDYHINIFYSRDDGGYIADIPDLEACSAFGRTPAEALEEVEKAKALWLETAKAEGKPIPVPRYRPAIYHAG; encoded by the coding sequence ATGCAGGATTATCATATCAACATCTTCTACTCACGGGACGACGGCGGATACATCGCCGACATACCCGACCTGGAGGCCTGCTCCGCCTTCGGACGAACGCCGGCCGAGGCCTTGGAGGAAGTGGAGAAAGCAAAGGCCCTCTGGTTGGAGACTGCCAAGGCCGAGGGCAAGCCGATCCCAGTCCCGCGATACCGCCCCGCAATCTACCACGCGGGCTGA
- a CDS encoding thiamine pyrophosphate-dependent enzyme yields MATDVFEMGDIDIAWCPGCGNFPILKTLKETLTELAIDPKQLVMVSGIGQAAKIPHYLKCHFFNGLHGRALPPATAIKAVNPKLTVIAESGDGDMYGEGGNHFIHCIRRNPDITNIVHDNMVYGLTKGQASPTSRRGFKTPVQVAGVILEPFNPLAVAIALDASFVARASSGDREQTKEILKRAIRHKGYALVDIFQPCVTFNKLNTYQWFKDHVYYLDDSHDPSDRTAAFARATETDRLPLGVFYVHPKDSFEENTQMYREDKRPLCERDVDVGRLAALIDTFKMAG; encoded by the coding sequence ATGGCGACGGATGTTTTCGAGATGGGTGACATCGACATTGCCTGGTGTCCGGGATGCGGCAATTTTCCGATCCTCAAGACGCTGAAGGAGACGCTGACCGAACTGGCGATCGATCCGAAGCAGCTCGTCATGGTCTCCGGGATCGGGCAGGCGGCGAAGATTCCGCACTATCTCAAGTGCCACTTCTTCAACGGCCTGCACGGCCGGGCGCTGCCGCCGGCCACGGCGATCAAGGCCGTCAATCCCAAGCTGACGGTGATCGCCGAGAGCGGCGACGGGGACATGTACGGCGAGGGCGGCAACCATTTCATCCACTGCATCCGCCGCAACCCCGACATCACCAACATCGTACACGACAACATGGTCTATGGCTTGACGAAAGGCCAGGCCTCGCCGACGAGCCGGCGCGGGTTCAAGACGCCCGTTCAGGTCGCCGGCGTGATCCTCGAACCGTTCAACCCGCTGGCCGTCGCCATCGCGCTGGACGCCAGCTTCGTCGCGCGGGCCAGCTCGGGCGACCGCGAACAGACCAAGGAGATCCTCAAGCGGGCCATCCGCCACAAAGGCTACGCCCTGGTGGACATCTTCCAGCCCTGCGTGACGTTCAACAAGCTCAACACGTATCAGTGGTTCAAGGACCACGTGTACTACCTCGACGACTCGCACGATCCCTCGGACCGTACGGCTGCCTTCGCCCGCGCGACGGAAACGGACCGGCTGCCCCTCGGCGTCTTCTACGTCCATCCGAAGGACAGCTTCGAAGAGAACACACAGATGTATCGCGAGGACAAGCGTCCACTCTGCGAACGGGACGTGGACGTCGGGAGGCTCGCCGCACTGATCGACACATTCAAGATGGCCGGCTGA
- a CDS encoding NAD(P)/FAD-dependent oxidoreductase: MLNDGDKGAIVQRDRQTYAVAPHIPCGVVQPETLRRLADVAEKYGAQALKITSAARIAIVGVAEKDVDAIWSELGMSPGFAVGLCVRSVKACPGTTFCKRGQQDSLSLGLKLDGKYHGMELPGKFKIGVSGCPHQCAETCIKDIGLVGTPKGWRVLVGGNGGVKPRLAEELARDLTEEQAMGLLDRIIDYYRANAGPHRRLGAMIEKMGGLDEFRKAVLDDSAPAAGT, from the coding sequence ATGCTCAACGATGGGGACAAAGGGGCGATCGTACAGCGTGACAGGCAGACGTATGCGGTGGCCCCACATATTCCATGCGGCGTCGTGCAGCCGGAGACGCTGCGGCGCCTGGCCGACGTCGCCGAGAAATACGGGGCCCAGGCCCTGAAGATCACCAGCGCCGCCCGCATCGCCATCGTGGGCGTCGCGGAGAAGGACGTCGATGCCATCTGGTCCGAACTGGGGATGTCGCCCGGGTTCGCCGTCGGGCTGTGCGTGCGCAGCGTCAAGGCCTGTCCCGGCACGACCTTCTGCAAGCGCGGCCAGCAGGACAGCCTCTCGCTGGGGCTCAAACTCGACGGCAAGTATCACGGCATGGAGCTTCCCGGCAAATTCAAGATCGGGGTCAGCGGCTGCCCCCACCAGTGCGCCGAGACGTGCATCAAGGACATCGGGCTGGTCGGAACGCCCAAGGGCTGGCGGGTCCTCGTCGGCGGCAACGGGGGCGTCAAGCCCCGCCTGGCCGAGGAGCTGGCCCGCGACCTGACCGAAGAGCAGGCGATGGGACTGCTCGACCGGATCATCGACTATTACAGGGCCAACGCCGGACCGCACAGACGTCTGGGGGCCATGATCGAGAAGATGGGCGGCCTGGACGAATTCCGCAAGGCTGTGCTGGACGACTCGGCCCCGGCGGCGGGTACATAG
- a CDS encoding chemotaxis protein CheD has translation MRKFLRPGEFHASRRPVMTETLVGSCVTVCLYNAKEGFGAMNHFLRDRPKNESDPQIGTYGTSATRQIVKAMLKIDAEPRHYRAGIFGGAAVLKTANTDGGIGQANVAAALEVLKAAGIRVVRQEVGGSRGRRVRFNTQTGEIECRFAGDIPRKKTPQRTE, from the coding sequence ATGCGAAAGTTCCTGCGGCCGGGCGAGTTCCATGCGTCCCGCCGGCCGGTGATGACCGAGACCCTTGTCGGTTCCTGTGTCACCGTCTGTCTGTACAACGCCAAAGAGGGTTTCGGAGCGATGAACCACTTCCTCCGCGACCGGCCGAAGAACGAATCCGACCCACAGATCGGCACCTATGGGACCAGCGCGACCCGGCAGATCGTCAAGGCCATGCTGAAGATCGACGCCGAGCCTCGTCATTATCGTGCCGGCATCTTCGGCGGGGCGGCGGTATTGAAGACCGCCAACACCGACGGGGGCATCGGCCAAGCCAACGTCGCGGCAGCCCTGGAGGTCCTGAAGGCCGCGGGCATCCGCGTCGTCCGCCAGGAGGTCGGCGGCTCGCGCGGGCGGCGCGTCAGGTTCAACACGCAGACGGGCGAGATCGAATGCCGCTTCGCAGGCGACATCCCGCGCAAGAAGACGCCGCAGAGGACCGAATGA
- a CDS encoding ABC transporter ATP-binding protein: MALNSSAIELKNVGVVRRGNEILAGVSLTVDAGSCCAILGPNGSGKSALMAVLAGYLWPSTGTVRVDDRTYGRVNLADVRRQIGLIEPSRAPKFDDRMCIRDVVATGLFGTIVLPLHCDVTDSQWRRVDEEMASVGLSAIGGRAYGDLSSGEQMKTLLARAMVSNARILLLDEPTVGLDIGSRAACVAVLDRLLARSRPPTVVIVSHHLDELPKAVDKIVLMKGGRVVGQGAPDDLLTSARLTALFDCDVEVVKSNGRFLAGVGATDLG, from the coding sequence TTGGCTTTGAATAGCAGTGCGATAGAACTGAAGAACGTCGGAGTTGTCCGCAGGGGCAACGAGATCCTCGCCGGTGTCAGTCTGACGGTGGACGCGGGAAGTTGCTGTGCGATCCTCGGGCCCAACGGCTCGGGCAAGTCGGCGCTGATGGCGGTGCTGGCCGGGTACCTCTGGCCCTCGACCGGAACGGTCCGCGTGGACGACCGCACCTATGGGCGGGTTAACCTTGCGGACGTCCGCCGCCAGATCGGCCTGATCGAGCCTTCGCGGGCGCCGAAATTCGACGACCGGATGTGCATCCGCGACGTTGTGGCCACCGGGCTGTTCGGGACGATCGTGTTGCCTCTGCATTGCGATGTGACCGACAGTCAGTGGCGGCGCGTGGACGAGGAGATGGCCTCGGTCGGCCTGAGTGCGATCGGCGGGCGGGCGTATGGGGATCTGTCCAGCGGCGAGCAGATGAAGACGCTTCTGGCCCGGGCGATGGTCTCGAACGCGAGGATCCTGCTGCTTGACGAGCCGACGGTGGGATTGGACATCGGCTCGCGGGCGGCCTGCGTCGCCGTGCTGGATCGACTGCTGGCGCGAAGCCGGCCGCCGACGGTGGTGATTGTCTCGCATCATCTCGACGAGCTGCCGAAGGCGGTTGACAAGATCGTGTTGATGAAGGGCGGCCGAGTGGTCGGCCAGGGGGCGCCGGACGATCTGCTGACGTCGGCCCGTCTGACGGCGCTGTTCGACTGTGATGTCGAGGTGGTCAAGAGCAACGGGCGGTTTCTCGCCGGCGTTGGTGCCACCGATTTGGGGTGA
- a CDS encoding TIGR02757 family protein, giving the protein MTVSLASPPRAGVLAEILERVHARYNHRRFIGADPLQFAYRFDRPQDAEVACFLAAALAYGRVQQIQRSLNDLFARMDCRPYDFVTSFSPSRRSRLAGFKHRFTTGEDVADLLALLRPVLRRHGSMEAFFVDGYDPSAPNVLSSLARFCDRLTDAYAAKHGGHVSRGLMYLLASPSRGSASKRLHLFLRWMVRADDVDPGLWKSLHPARLIVPLDVHMARLCRILGLHDSNTISQSTAVQVTERFAAIAPADPVKYDFALSRIGILDDCTGRPRPDCRPCELREVCLRRADRSAR; this is encoded by the coding sequence ATGACCGTCTCGCTTGCATCGCCTCCACGAGCCGGCGTCCTGGCGGAGATCCTCGAACGGGTCCACGCGCGGTACAATCATCGACGGTTCATCGGCGCCGATCCGCTTCAATTCGCCTATCGGTTCGACCGGCCGCAGGACGCAGAGGTTGCCTGCTTTTTAGCGGCGGCCCTCGCCTACGGTCGCGTGCAGCAGATCCAGCGAAGTCTGAACGACCTGTTCGCTCGCATGGATTGCCGTCCGTATGATTTCGTGACGAGCTTCTCTCCGTCGCGTCGATCACGGCTGGCCGGTTTCAAGCACCGCTTCACGACCGGCGAAGATGTGGCCGATCTGCTGGCGTTGCTGCGTCCCGTCCTCCGCAGGCATGGCAGTATGGAGGCGTTCTTCGTCGATGGATACGATCCGAGCGCACCGAACGTTCTGTCTTCGCTGGCGAGGTTCTGCGATCGCCTGACGGATGCCTACGCCGCCAAGCACGGCGGACACGTCAGCCGGGGCCTGATGTACCTGCTGGCCAGTCCCAGTCGGGGCAGCGCGAGCAAGAGACTGCACCTGTTCCTGAGATGGATGGTCCGAGCCGATGACGTCGACCCGGGATTGTGGAAGAGCCTCCACCCGGCCAGGCTGATCGTCCCGCTCGACGTGCACATGGCCCGCCTCTGCCGCATCCTCGGTCTGCACGACAGCAATACGATCTCCCAATCGACCGCCGTGCAGGTCACGGAACGTTTCGCCGCCATCGCCCCGGCCGACCCGGTCAAATACGATTTCGCCCTGTCCCGCATCGGAATCCTCGACGACTGCACCGGCCGCCCGCGCCCCGACTGCCGACCCTGCGAACTACGCGAAGTGTGCCTTCGCCGTGCGGATCGGTCCGCCCGCTGA
- a CDS encoding ferritin family protein: protein MDAKIGGYDVLEIAEKIERNGVKFYRRAAGLCSDDRISTLFVQLAQWEARHVELFGQMRERLTAEGRQPGHVDPDRIDGIDAQALAGLAVFGIQPDPSRELTGSESRTDVLRMAIEKEKDSIVYYTGLKGFLAHQTDRQVLEQVIQEEMKHVRILVQALEQTV, encoded by the coding sequence ATGGACGCGAAAATAGGCGGTTATGATGTTCTGGAGATCGCCGAGAAGATCGAGCGCAACGGGGTGAAGTTCTACCGCCGGGCGGCCGGGCTGTGCAGCGATGACCGCATCAGCACGCTCTTCGTCCAGTTGGCCCAGTGGGAAGCCCGCCACGTCGAGCTGTTCGGGCAGATGCGCGAGCGACTGACCGCCGAGGGCCGGCAGCCGGGGCACGTTGACCCGGATCGGATCGACGGCATCGACGCTCAGGCCCTGGCGGGACTGGCGGTTTTCGGGATTCAGCCCGATCCGAGCCGGGAACTCACCGGCAGCGAAAGCCGGACCGATGTTCTGCGAATGGCGATCGAAAAGGAGAAGGACTCGATCGTGTACTACACCGGATTGAAGGGTTTCCTGGCGCATCAGACGGACCGCCAGGTCCTCGAACAGGTCATTCAGGAGGAGATGAAGCACGTCCGCATCCTCGTCCAGGCCCTCGAACAAACCGTCTGA
- a CDS encoding DUF790 family protein, translating to MLTSEHSIVEYEAGRAIPDRLTQTRHRHYVDYAERMLAVYRTGLGRQRRWLHQQIEAIFADEPNCPVRRIQAFCKLLDDKSTFQTDPAGKASRLRLEVFSQVACFHPLVQQSDQLFEHEEGKAKTALAESLGMPWDEIDRALYADVMAYQPLEEFAGYPDPAALLSRYNVAQLQACLYRAESMTVVATEDLKTIVRYAKLARLLHEIVRLGPSHFRLSFSGPASVLRETRRYGVNFARFLPALLACEGWSMTAIVRTPWNTRATLAVCDRDRFTSHLPAPEEFDSALEESFAGKFGPKRDGWQLIREGEILHDCQKTFLPDFTFRHDDGTEVFLEIVGFWTPEYLASKRETLRQFRHHNILIAVPQASVREGARILENVLVYKTALRLAPLMELLEAIRGKRTAGN from the coding sequence ATGCTTACGAGCGAACACTCCATCGTCGAGTATGAGGCGGGCCGGGCCATTCCCGACCGCCTGACACAGACCCGGCATCGGCACTACGTGGACTATGCCGAGCGGATGCTGGCGGTCTATCGCACCGGTCTCGGCCGCCAGCGGCGCTGGCTGCACCAGCAGATCGAGGCGATCTTCGCCGATGAACCCAACTGCCCGGTTCGGCGAATCCAGGCGTTCTGCAAGCTGCTCGATGACAAGTCCACTTTCCAGACCGACCCGGCCGGCAAGGCGTCCAGGCTGCGGCTGGAGGTGTTCTCACAGGTCGCGTGTTTCCATCCGCTGGTTCAGCAGTCGGACCAGCTCTTCGAGCATGAGGAAGGCAAAGCGAAGACCGCTCTTGCAGAGAGCTTGGGCATGCCGTGGGATGAGATAGACCGTGCGCTGTATGCCGATGTCATGGCGTACCAGCCTCTGGAGGAGTTTGCCGGCTATCCCGACCCAGCCGCCCTTCTGTCTCGCTACAATGTGGCCCAGCTTCAGGCGTGCCTCTACCGGGCCGAGAGCATGACGGTTGTGGCCACCGAGGACCTGAAGACCATCGTCCGATACGCTAAGCTGGCACGGCTGCTGCACGAGATCGTACGGCTTGGTCCTTCGCACTTCCGTCTGAGCTTCTCGGGGCCCGCCTCGGTGCTGCGGGAGACACGCCGCTACGGTGTGAACTTCGCAAGGTTCCTGCCGGCCTTGCTCGCTTGCGAGGGCTGGAGCATGACGGCCATCGTGCGGACGCCCTGGAATACTCGCGCCACACTGGCGGTCTGCGACCGGGATCGGTTCACCAGCCATTTGCCTGCGCCGGAGGAATTCGACTCGGCCCTGGAGGAATCCTTCGCCGGGAAGTTCGGGCCAAAACGCGATGGCTGGCAGTTGATTCGTGAAGGCGAGATCCTGCACGATTGCCAGAAGACCTTCCTCCCGGATTTCACGTTTCGCCATGACGATGGAACGGAGGTGTTTCTGGAGATCGTCGGCTTCTGGACGCCGGAGTATCTGGCCAGCAAACGCGAAACCCTTCGGCAGTTTCGGCATCACAACATCCTGATCGCCGTCCCGCAGGCGTCCGTCCGGGAAGGGGCGCGCATCTTGGAGAACGTACTGGTCTACAAGACGGCCCTGAGACTGGCGCCGCTGATGGAACTGCTGGAGGCGATCCGAGGCAAACGCACCGCCGGCAACTGA